Below is a genomic region from Pseudomonas svalbardensis.
AGCCGCCGCAGCCTGATCGTAAGCCACCACACCCAAACCTGAAGCCAGTGCCTCAAGCACCACGTTGCCGAAAGTCTCGGTCAGGCTTGGAAACAGAAACACATCCCCCGAGGCATAGTGACTGGCCAAGGCTTCGCCGCGTTGAGAGCCACAGAAAATCGCCTCGGGCAGTTCTTTCTCCAAGACCACTCGTTGCGGACCGTCGCCGATCACGATCAACTTCAGGTTTTTCTGTGGATAAGTCGTACGCAGCCTTTCGAAACTGCGCTTAAGCAAGCCGAGATTTTTCTCCGGTGCCAGGCGACCTACATGGATGACGGCAATGTCACTGTCGGCCAAACCCCACTGTTCGCGCAGCGACGTCAGCCGCTTGGTCGGGTGAAACAACTGGCTGTCGACCCCACGGGACAGCAACGCCAGGCGCTCGAAATGCCGGCGTTCCAGTTCCATTCTTTGGCTCACGCTCGGCACCAGGGTCAGCGTCGAACGATTGTGAAACCAGCGCAGGTAGTGGGTCAGCAATCGCGTCAGCAGTCCAAGCCCATACTGACTGGAGTACTGCTGGAAATTAGTGTGAAAGCCGCTGACCACCGAAATCCCCAAGCGCCGTGCCGCGCGCAACGCGGACAATCCCAGCGGTCCTTCCGTGGCGATGTACAGCACGTCCGGCCGATGACGCTTCCAGCGCCGCAGCAACTTGTGCATCGACGACTGACCCCATTGCAAGCCGGGATAACCCGGTAACGGCCAGCCCCGACACAGCAACAACGCATCGTCGCTGCCCAACTGCTGGTCGCAACCCTGACGCGGTCGCACCAATTCCACCTGATGCCCGCGCGCGCGCAAGCCGTCGCACAAGCGGCCAAGGGTATTGGCTACGCCGTTGATTTCCGGTGGGAAGGTTTCGGTGATCAGGGTGATATGCAGAGCTGTCGTCATGACCTCAGTGTAGGCTGAGGCCATGTCGTCAGTGTGACGGTGGGATGATGGATTTGTGACCGGATCAGCGCTGGACCACCAGGTTTTCCGCGCCGCGTTCACGCACCCAGAACAAGGTCGCACCCGCCACGGCGGCCGGCATCATCAGGATGTTGACCACCGGAATCAGCAGTACCAGATAAACACTGCCGCCGAAACTCATGCTCTGCCAGCGCTTCTCGCGCAGCCAGGCGAGCATCTCGTTCCAGCCGAGTTTGTGGTTATCCGCCGGGTAGTCGATGTACTGGATCGCCATCATCCACACCCCGAACAGCAGCCACAGTGGCGCAGCGATGATGTTCACCACCGGAATGAACGAGAGGATGAACAACCCGATGGCGCGTGGCAGGAAGTAGCCGAGTTTGCGCATCTCCCGGGCCAGGGTGCGGGGGATCATTTCGATCAGTTCGCCCCAGCTGAAGGACGGGAAGTCGTCAGTGCCACGCACCACGACTTCGACTTTTTCCGCGAGGAAGCCGTTGAATGGCGCAGCGATGACGTTGGCCAGCATGGTGAAGGTGAAGAACACCATCAACGCCACCAGCACCACGAACAACGGCCAGAGAACATAATTGAGAAAACTCAGCCAGTCGGGCAGGGACGGCATCAACGTATCGACCCACAGGCTGAATTGATGGCTGGCCAGGTAGATCAATCCGACGAACAGCACCAGGTTGATCACCAGCGGCAACAGCACAAACAAACGCAGGCTTGGGCTCAGGACCAGCTTGAGGCCTTCGCGCAGGTATTGCGGGCCGGACAGAACGGGGGCGGGCATAACGTGCTCCGAGCAAAGGGGAAACGCGCCGACCTTACCGGCTTTGCCTGACAGGCGAAAGCGCGGTAGCAGCATCGACATTAACTGTAACAAAGGCGCCTATGTATCCATCGTGAGGGGATAGAGACCGCCTATGAGCTGGATTGTTAAACCGTATTTCCTTAATCTTCGCCCCCTCGATACGCTGCACCCCATACTTTTTACAGGACTGTCGAGCTCAAGCCTTCCCCAAGTGCTTTCAACGGTCCTTTTTTATTCCCGCCGGCAACCCGGCGTTCCGCGCCAGATGTTTCGGGCCGGTCAACAGGAGCAGGTCATGTCTGAAGTCCGTCATTCGCGAGTGATTATTCTCGGTTCCGGCCCTGCCGGTTACAGCGCCGCGGTCTATGCCGCCCGTGCCAACCTCAAGCCACTGCTGATCACCGGCATGCAAGCCGGCGGTCAACTGACCACCACCACAGAAGTCGACAACTGGCCTGGCGACGTCCACGGTCTGACCGGCCCGGCGCTGATGGACCGCATGAAAGAGCACGCCGAGCGCTTTGAAACCGAAATCATCTTCGATCACATCAATGCCGTGGACTTCGCTGCCAAGCCGTACACCCTGACCGGCGACAGCGCGACTTACACCTGCGACGCCCTGATCATCGCCACCGGCGCCAGCGCTCGTTACCTGGGCCTGCCGTCGGAAGAAGCGTTCATGGGCAAAGGCGTTTCGGCCTGCGCAACCTGCGACGGTTTCTTCTACCGCAACAAGCCAGTGGCCGTGGTCGGTGGCGGTAATACCGCCGTTGAAGAGGCGCTGTACCTGGCCAACATCGCCAGCAAAGTGACCTTGATCCACCGTCGCGAAACCTTCCGCGCCGAGAAAATCCTGATCGACAAGCTGAATGCCCGGGTTGCCGAAGGCAAAATCGTCTTGAAGCTGAACTCGACTCTGGACGAAGTCCTGGGCGACAACATGGGCGTGACCGGTGCCCGCCTGAAGAACAACGACGGTAGCTTCGACGAGCTGACAGTCGACGGCGTGTTCATCGCCATCGGCCACACCCCGAACACTTCGCTGTTCGAAGGTCAGTTGACGTTGAAAGACGGCTACCTGGTTGTGCAGGGCGGCCGTGACGGTAACGCCACTGCCACCAGCCTCGAAGGTATCTTTGCCGCCGGTGACGTGGCTGACCACGTTTACCGTCAGGCCATCACCTCGGCCGGCGCCGGCTGCATGGCGGCACTGGACGCCGAGCGTTACCTCGACGATCTGCAGAACGCTTGATTCTGATTTCGTAGCGATGAAAAAACCGGCCTTGGCCGGTTTTTTTGTGCGCATAAGGTTCTGCTTCAGGTCAATTTCGCGAGGTTCGCCTCAAGGATATCCAACCCTTCTTCCAGCACCGCTGCCTCAGTCGTCAACGGCGCCAGCAGCCGAATGATGTTTCGCGACTTGCCGCTGGGCATCAGCAGCAAGCCCGCGTTTCGCGCCAGCGCCAGCAGCTGCGTCAATTGCGCCGAGGCCGGTGTGCCGTCGGCATTGGTCAGCTCGATGCCGCGCATCGCACCGACGCCGGTCAAGCGGCCCAGATACGGCGACAGCTTGCTGGCGCGCCAGGCCTCGTAGCGGCTGACGATGGCTTCTTCCTGTTGCGAGCCCCAGGCGTGCAGGTTCGCATCGGTCATCTCGTCCAGGGTTGCCAGTGCCGCGGCGCAGGCAATCGGGTTGCCTGAATAGGTGCCGCCCAGTCCGCCCTTGGGCAAGGTGTCGAGCAGCGACTTGCGCCCGACCACCGCACCCAGTGGTACGCCGCCGGCGATGCTTTTAGCGAGCAGGATCAGATCGGGTTCAATGCCCAGTCGCGAGAAGGCAAAGCGCTGGCCGGTGCGACCGAAGCCGGACTGGATTTCATCAGCGATCAGCAGGATGTTTTTTTCATCACAGAAGCGACGTAGCGCCTGGGCGAACTCCACGTCCAGCGTCAGGAAGCCCGATTCGCCCTGCACCGGTTCGACGATAAAACAGGCGACGTCATCGACGTCGATCTCGACGCTGAAAAGGCGGTCCATGGCTTTCAGGGCCTCCGCGCAGGTCACGCCGTTGTCCTTGCTCGGGAAGGGCAGGTGATAAACCGGACCCGGCAGCACCCCGACTTTCTGTTTGTAGGGCGCGACTTTGCCGTTGAGGTTGAGCGTGGCGAGTGTGCGGCCGTGGAAGGCGCCGTCGAAGGCGATGACGGCCGTGCGACCGGTGGCGCCACGCACGATCTTCAGGGCGTTTTCCGCCGCTTCCGCACCGCTGTTGGTGAGCATGCCGCTGACCGGGTAGTTCACCGGAATAAACGCGGTGAGACGATCCATCAGTTCGATGTAGGGCGCATGCGGAGCGGCGTTGAACGCGTAGTGGGTCAGCCGGGTGGCTTGTTCGCGAATGGCCTGGACGATGCGCGGATGGCAATGGCCGAGGTTCAAAACACCGATGCCGCCGACGAAGTCGATGTAGCGTTTGCCATCGGTGTCCCAGACCTCGGCATTTTTGCCGTGGCTGAGTGTGACGGGATGAACGATGTTGATCGACTGGCTGATGGTTTCGCTGCTCATGGATACCTGACTCAGAAGAAGGGATGCTTCTTTTTATCTAAGCCGTGAGCAGCGGTGCCCGGCAAACGAAATAAAGTTGCCGGGTCAATCTTAAAAGTCGGGATGTGCTTGGTGGGCGTTGGGTCAGCGGCGAGTCAGCGGTTGCTGCGAAAACTTCACGCCGGCCAACCCATGAGCAATCAACGCGCGGATATTGCCGTGATCGCTGTCTTCAGGCGTGGCCACCACCGAACGATAATGCTCGCCAAACGCTAACAGCGCTTCTTCATCGCTCAGACCTTCCAGCAGCGCCAGACCCAATGTCTTGCACGAACCTTCGTTCTGCCCGGCTGCGTTTTCCACGCCGCCATTGTTGAAAGCCTGAGGCTGATAGTCGTAGCCGGCGGCGATGAAGGCCAGGGTGTCGGCAAAAACGTGTTCGCCGCTCTTGAGGCTGGTGCGCAGGGCGTTCAAATCACTCATTGGGTTTTCCTTTGGCGAACGCCGCTTGTTGTTCGGCGTTGGCTTCTTGCTGGTATTGGGCTTTCCACTCGGCGTACGGCATGCCGTAAACCACTTCGCGGGCGTCGTCGAGGCTGACCTCGATCTGGCGTTCATCGGCAGCGGCCTTGTACCACTTGGACAGGCAGTTGCGGCAGAAACCGGAGAGGTTCATCAGGTCGATGTTCTGCACATCCTTGCGGCTGTCCAGGTGTGCGACCAGCCGGCGAAAGGCGGCGGCTTCGAGTTCCAGGCGTTGTTGATCGGTCATGGCGGGCTCTGTGCAATCAAATCGTGCGCGGATGATAAAAGTCTGACGAGCAATGTGCCAGACGGTCAGCGGCTCGCGGCCAGGGTAATAGACACCGACTCGGCGAATCGCAGGGCGTGGGGCTTGTCGACTTCGACCTCGGCGTACAACACCGACTCGTTGGCCATGACCAGATCGAGAATTTCCTGAGTCAGGCGCTCGAGCAGGGCGAAGCGATTGCCTTCCACGTGGGCGATGATCGCCTTGGTGATGGTGCGGTAGTTCAGCGCGTGATCGATGTCGTTGTCACGCACCGCTTCCTGAGCGGCATACAGGATGGTCAGGTTGATCAGCACATCCTGCTTGTTGAGGATTTCATCCTCGTTGATCCCGATGAAGGTCCGCAGGCACAGGTCCTTGACCCGGATGCGTGCCGTTCCTGGTTGAAGTTGTGGCATTGCTACTTGCTCCGTCCAATCAATTGCAGGAACTCCTGGCGGGTGTTGCTCGACTCGCGGAAGGCGCCGAGCATCACCGAGGTGTTCATGGTCGAATTCTGTTTCTCGACGCCGCGCATCATCATGCACATGTGCTTGGCTTCGATGACCACTGCGACGCCCGCCGCACCGGTCACTTGCTGCACCGCGTCGGCGATTTGTCGAGTGAGGTTTTCCTGGATTTGCAGGCGACGGGCGAACATGTCCACCAGTCGTGCAATCTTCGACAGGCCCAGCACTTTGCCCGTTGGAATATAAGCCACATGCGCCTTGCCGATGAAGGGCAGCATGTGATGTTCGCAGAGCGAGTACAGCTCGATGTTGTCGACGATGATCATTTCATCGTTATCGGAAGCGAACAGCGCGCCGTTGACGATCTCTTCGACACTTTGCTCATAACCATGGCAGAGGTACTGCATGGCTTTTGCCGCGCGAACCGGGGTGTCTTGCAGACCCTCGCGGTCGGGGTTTTCACCGAGGCCGATGAGGATCTCGCGATAGCTTTGGGACAGGGCGTTCTGGGGCAGGGATAACGTCATGGAACATCCTCGCGGGGGCCGCTTATTTGATGTGCCGTCCGCCGTTGACGGTCAGGGTCGTGCCGGTGACATAAGGGTTGTCGAGTAAATAGCGCAAGCTCTGGTAGATCACTTCGCAGCCGGGTTCGATACCCAGCGCGGACTTGGCCAGTGCCTTGGCGCGGTACGCCGCGTCGTCGTCGGGGTTGAACATTAACAGGGCTGGCGCGATACCGTTGACCTTGATTGTCGGCGCGTATTTCGCGGCGAAGGACAGGGTGAGGCTGTCGAGCCCGGCTTTGCTGGCGCAGTAGCCAATGTGCTTGCTGCTGCCCTTGCGGGTCACGTCGTCGCTGATGTGTACGATGTCGGCGGGGCTTGAGCGTTGCAGCAAGTCGGCACAATGCAGATTGATCAGGTAGGGCGCCAGCATGTGGACGTTGAACATGCGGGTGAAGGCTGCGGCGTCGGTGTCCGGGGTTTCGGCCAGCCATTCGGAGGCGTTATGGACAATCGCCCGCAAGCTGTCGGTGTGGTTTTTCAGTTCGCTGATGAACGCGAAGATTCCGGCTTCAGTGGAGAAGTCGGCAAACACCGCGGTCGCTCCCAGGTCGCGCAGGGTTTGCACGCCGGGGCGTTCACTGCGGTAGCTGAAGATCACCGGCTGGCCATCCTCGAGCAAACGCTGCGCGCAGTGCAGACCAACACGTTGGCCGGCACCGGTGATGAGGATTGGAGCTACGAAAGAGGTCATGAACGGCTCGCGTCGCGGTAAGAGCAAAACTATACCAGCGACGAGAGGCGTACACCTATTGTGGTAGCAGGCTTAGCGATTCTGCGTTGAGGGCTCGGCTGGCAGCGGCCGTTGCGGCGAGGTGTTCAGCCAACTGGCCAGCAGGCGGGTCGACAGCGGAATGAAGAAGTAGACCATCAGCGGGGTCAGGCACAAGGTGCTGATGAGCGCCCGGCTCAGTAGACCCATGTCGCTCAGCAACGGCCCGAGGACAAAGTTGAACAGCAGGGAAACCGGAAAGAATGCCAACCAGATCGCCACGGCCTGTTTCCAGCGTGGTGGGCGCTGGCCGGACGCGCCGAACCAGCCTTCGATGCCGCTGACCCGATGTTCTGTTGGATGGGCAAACAGATCGCTGCCGCGGGCCAGCCATGCGGTACGCGAAGCTGAATGCTCCCAGGCGTGCATGGTTTGCTCGTTGGCAAAGCGAAAAATAATCTGGAATTCGTTATCGCCGGGCGGCGGAGCGAGCACGCCAGAGCCGAGATAACCGGGAAAATCGGTGGCCAGTTGTTCGCCTTCGCGTAACCAGGCGATCAGGTCCTGATAGCGCCCATCGGCGACGCGGCGCGCAACCATCAGCGTGACGGGTGAGGTAGACATTGTGCATCTCCGTATAACAATCGCGTCGCTCCGGGTAGGAGTTTCGCCAGGCGCAGCGCCGGGGTGGTGGGCTGCGTCTTGGAACAAGCAAGGACTATTCCTGATTCTGCCTGGAACGTCAGTGGTATTCGTCGCCATCAACGTCTTGTAGGGTGTGGGGGCAGGGGAGGTAGAATGGGATCCAATTTATACATGGACATAGAATTATAAAATGCCTGTCCTGACTGACGTTGTCCCTGGATTGCAGCCCGGTCTTCCTCTCGAGCAGGAGGAACTGTTTCCGATACGCGAAGTGGCGCGCCTGACCGGGGTCAACCCGGTCACGCTACGTGCATGGGAACGCCGCTATGGGCTGATACAGCCCGCGCGCACCGAAAGTGGGCACAGACTGTATTCGATGACCGATATCGATCGTGTTCGCAGCATCCTTGGCTGGATCGAACGCGGCGTTGCTGTCAGTAAAGTCGGCAAGATCCTGGCCAGGATTGCACCGCTTCAGGCCCTGTCGCACATCATCCCGAATGAACTCGTACACGCTGACTACACGCAGTGGCAGCAACAAATTCAGGTGGCGATGAATGCCTTTGACGAGGTTCAACTGGAGCAGGTCTATGGACAGATCTTTTCCAGTTATCCCCTGACTGTCGTGTTTCAGGACATTCTGCTTCCACTCTGGAAGCAATTGCTGCAGCGCCATGAAGCGTTCGGTCAGGCCAGCGAGTGGCTTTTCCTGGATGGTTTTCTGCGCTCTCGAGTGTTGCAACGCCTGCTGCTGGTGCGTGTCCTGCAGCCGCGACGGGTGATTGTCTGCGCCCTGAACGATCAGTGTCGTGAACTCGAAGTGCTGGTAACGGCGCTGTTTCTGAGCAGTATCGATTCGGCTATTCAAGTGTTGGCTATCGGTCAGCCATTCGACGAATTGACTCTGGTCTGCGAGCGGATCAAGCCCCAGGCGCTGGTGCTGTTCTCCAATCACGCGCCTGCGCCCGAGTTGCCACGGCGATTGAAGCGCCTGGCCTTGAGCCTGGATTGTCAGTTGATGCTGGCGGGGGATGCGTCCGATCTGGTGCAGGAAAGCCTGGCTGGATCGTCGATTGGATGTCTGGGTAACGAAGGATTGGTCATGCGTCAGCGTTTGAAACAGTTCCTGACAGGCAACCTGGACACTTGAATCAGAGATGCATGGCCGGATGCGTCAGCCGATGCTGTTGAAGGATGTACTGGCGCATACGCTCGGTTTCGTCCTTGTCACCCTGATTCAACTGATAGGCAAAGAAGCCGTTCTTGGTTTCTTTCTCGAAGGTGCCGCGCAATGCGATGCGCTCGTAGCCAGACGGGCTGAACCACAAGGCGAAATGTTTGGGCGGTTTGGTCTTGTTGCGAACTTCCAGCAAGACCCCTTTGAACGATACTTCGTGCACCCACATCGTACCGGGCTGGCCATTGGCATTCTC
It encodes:
- a CDS encoding MerR family transcriptional regulator translates to MPVLTDVVPGLQPGLPLEQEELFPIREVARLTGVNPVTLRAWERRYGLIQPARTESGHRLYSMTDIDRVRSILGWIERGVAVSKVGKILARIAPLQALSHIIPNELVHADYTQWQQQIQVAMNAFDEVQLEQVYGQIFSSYPLTVVFQDILLPLWKQLLQRHEAFGQASEWLFLDGFLRSRVLQRLLLVRVLQPRRVIVCALNDQCRELEVLVTALFLSSIDSAIQVLAIGQPFDELTLVCERIKPQALVLFSNHAPAPELPRRLKRLALSLDCQLMLAGDASDLVQESLAGSSIGCLGNEGLVMRQRLKQFLTGNLDT
- the folE gene encoding GTP cyclohydrolase I FolE, which translates into the protein MTLSLPQNALSQSYREILIGLGENPDREGLQDTPVRAAKAMQYLCHGYEQSVEEIVNGALFASDNDEMIIVDNIELYSLCEHHMLPFIGKAHVAYIPTGKVLGLSKIARLVDMFARRLQIQENLTRQIADAVQQVTGAAGVAVVIEAKHMCMMMRGVEKQNSTMNTSVMLGAFRESSNTRQEFLQLIGRSK
- a CDS encoding 2-aminoadipate transaminase translates to MSSETISQSINIVHPVTLSHGKNAEVWDTDGKRYIDFVGGIGVLNLGHCHPRIVQAIREQATRLTHYAFNAAPHAPYIELMDRLTAFIPVNYPVSGMLTNSGAEAAENALKIVRGATGRTAVIAFDGAFHGRTLATLNLNGKVAPYKQKVGVLPGPVYHLPFPSKDNGVTCAEALKAMDRLFSVEIDVDDVACFIVEPVQGESGFLTLDVEFAQALRRFCDEKNILLIADEIQSGFGRTGQRFAFSRLGIEPDLILLAKSIAGGVPLGAVVGRKSLLDTLPKGGLGGTYSGNPIACAAALATLDEMTDANLHAWGSQQEEAIVSRYEAWRASKLSPYLGRLTGVGAMRGIELTNADGTPASAQLTQLLALARNAGLLLMPSGKSRNIIRLLAPLTTEAAVLEEGLDILEANLAKLT
- a CDS encoding antibiotic biosynthesis monooxygenase: MSTSPVTLMVARRVADGRYQDLIAWLREGEQLATDFPGYLGSGVLAPPPGDNEFQIIFRFANEQTMHAWEHSASRTAWLARGSDLFAHPTEHRVSGIEGWFGASGQRPPRWKQAVAIWLAFFPVSLLFNFVLGPLLSDMGLLSRALISTLCLTPLMVYFFIPLSTRLLASWLNTSPQRPLPAEPSTQNR
- the cysZ gene encoding sulfate transporter CysZ; protein product: MPAPVLSGPQYLREGLKLVLSPSLRLFVLLPLVINLVLFVGLIYLASHQFSLWVDTLMPSLPDWLSFLNYVLWPLFVVLVALMVFFTFTMLANVIAAPFNGFLAEKVEVVVRGTDDFPSFSWGELIEMIPRTLAREMRKLGYFLPRAIGLFILSFIPVVNIIAAPLWLLFGVWMMAIQYIDYPADNHKLGWNEMLAWLREKRWQSMSFGGSVYLVLLIPVVNILMMPAAVAGATLFWVRERGAENLVVQR
- the trxB gene encoding thioredoxin-disulfide reductase, which translates into the protein MSEVRHSRVIILGSGPAGYSAAVYAARANLKPLLITGMQAGGQLTTTTEVDNWPGDVHGLTGPALMDRMKEHAERFETEIIFDHINAVDFAAKPYTLTGDSATYTCDALIIATGASARYLGLPSEEAFMGKGVSACATCDGFFYRNKPVAVVGGGNTAVEEALYLANIASKVTLIHRRETFRAEKILIDKLNARVAEGKIVLKLNSTLDEVLGDNMGVTGARLKNNDGSFDELTVDGVFIAIGHTPNTSLFEGQLTLKDGYLVVQGGRDGNATATSLEGIFAAGDVADHVYRQAITSAGAGCMAALDAERYLDDLQNA
- the folM gene encoding dihydromonapterin reductase, translating into MTSFVAPILITGAGQRVGLHCAQRLLEDGQPVIFSYRSERPGVQTLRDLGATAVFADFSTEAGIFAFISELKNHTDSLRAIVHNASEWLAETPDTDAAAFTRMFNVHMLAPYLINLHCADLLQRSSPADIVHISDDVTRKGSSKHIGYCASKAGLDSLTLSFAAKYAPTIKVNGIAPALLMFNPDDDAAYRAKALAKSALGIEPGCEVIYQSLRYLLDNPYVTGTTLTVNGGRHIK
- the folX gene encoding dihydroneopterin triphosphate 2'-epimerase, with product MPQLQPGTARIRVKDLCLRTFIGINEDEILNKQDVLINLTILYAAQEAVRDNDIDHALNYRTITKAIIAHVEGNRFALLERLTQEILDLVMANESVLYAEVEVDKPHALRFAESVSITLAASR
- a CDS encoding DUF1244 domain-containing protein, which encodes MTDQQRLELEAAAFRRLVAHLDSRKDVQNIDLMNLSGFCRNCLSKWYKAAADERQIEVSLDDAREVVYGMPYAEWKAQYQQEANAEQQAAFAKGKPNE
- a CDS encoding glycosyltransferase family 4 protein: MASAYTEVMTTALHITLITETFPPEINGVANTLGRLCDGLRARGHQVELVRPRQGCDQQLGSDDALLLCRGWPLPGYPGLQWGQSSMHKLLRRWKRHRPDVLYIATEGPLGLSALRAARRLGISVVSGFHTNFQQYSSQYGLGLLTRLLTHYLRWFHNRSTLTLVPSVSQRMELERRHFERLALLSRGVDSQLFHPTKRLTSLREQWGLADSDIAVIHVGRLAPEKNLGLLKRSFERLRTTYPQKNLKLIVIGDGPQRVVLEKELPEAIFCGSQRGEALASHYASGDVFLFPSLTETFGNVVLEALASGLGVVAYDQAAAAQHIRHGYNGVLAMPGDEEAFCDAACWLLEERETLRCMRLNARQHASRQGWAAIIEQFERQLRGACVGEQVVPGAATLP
- a CDS encoding HopJ type III effector protein, encoding MSDLNALRTSLKSGEHVFADTLAFIAAGYDYQPQAFNNGGVENAAGQNEGSCKTLGLALLEGLSDEEALLAFGEHYRSVVATPEDSDHGNIRALIAHGLAGVKFSQQPLTRR